The Mycteria americana isolate JAX WOST 10 ecotype Jacksonville Zoo and Gardens unplaced genomic scaffold, USCA_MyAme_1.0 Scaffold_79, whole genome shotgun sequence genome includes a region encoding these proteins:
- the CYP21A2 gene encoding steroid 21-hydroxylase, whose translation MAAALLLALLALLALLVAGGRRGGGGGAAAEGRGGRGPRAGPLHLLHPQGALHLARLARRHGPVLRMRLGGRDVLVLSSVGTIREALARHWGDWLGRPPSYLAGLVSRGGRDLALGAATPGWRRQRGATRGALARAGGRLRPLLRRQARALCAELRSHGGAPLDPFEVFPFHTCSTIGRLLFGDLMPPEAEVRAFTRCVVELLEVWGRASVRALDLLPALRVLPNPGLRELLRLVERRDAFVEAQIRRHEECPSPPGDTVLGALQGRDPGVRGGPLSPPRLHMALVDLFIGGTETTAAALAWAVAFLLHRPELQERLRAELWRELGPTGTPQAGDAGRLPLLHATVTETLRLRPPAPLALPHCARRHTSVAGIPVPAGSILVPNLLAAHQDPDTWDHPEAFLPERFLAPGAPWRALVPFGCGARSCLGEGLARAELFVFLGQILREFRLEPPAPGLLPCLQVSAGTVLRCPPFRVRMVPCQPPA comes from the exons ATGGCGGCCgcgctgctgctggcgctgctggcgctgctggcgctgctggtggcgggggggcggcggggaggggggggaggggccgcggcggaggggcggggggggaggggcccgCGGGCGGGGCCGCTGCACCTGCTGCACCCACAGGGGGCGCTGCACCTCGCCCGCCTCGCCCGCCGGCACGGGCCCGTCCTGCGCATGCGCCTGGGGGGGCGCG acgTGCTGGTGCTGAGCTCGGTGGGGACCATCCGGGAGGCGCTGGCCCGGCACTGGGGGGACTGGCTGGGGCGCCCCCCAAGTTACCTGG CCGGGCTGGTGtcgcgggggggccgggacctGGCGCTGGGGGCGGCCacgccgggctggcggcggcagcggggggcgACGCGGGGGGCGCtggcccgggccggggggcggctcCGGCCCCTGCTGCGGCGGCAGGCGCGGGCCCTCTGCGCG gaGCTGCGTTCCCACGGGGGGGCCCCCCTGGACCCCTTTGAGGTTTTCCCCTTCCACACCTGCAGCACCATCGGCCGCCTCCTCTTCGGGGACCTG atgcccccCGAGGCGGAGGTCCGGGCCTTCACCCGCTGCgtggtggagctgctggaggtgtggggcagggccAGCGTCCGGGCCCTCgacctgctcccagccctgcgg GTGCTGCCCaacccggggctgcgggagctgctgcgCCTGGTCGAGCGCCGCGACGCCTTCGTGGAGGCCCAGATCCGACGGCACGAG GAgtgcccctcccccccggggGACACCGTTCTGGGGGCGCTGCAGGGAagggacccgggcgtccgggggggtcccctgagccccccccgccTCCACATGGCCCTGGTCGACCTCTTCATCGGCGGCACCGAGACCACGGCCGCCGCCCTGGCCTGGGCCGTCGCCTTCCTGCTGCACCGCCCCGAG ctgcaggagcGGCTGCGGGCGGAGCTGTGGCGGGAGCTGGGTCCCACCGGGACCCCCCAGGCGGGGGACGCTGGGCGCCTGCCCCTCCTCCACGCCACCGTCACCGAGACCCTGCGcctccggccccccgcccccctggCCCTGCCCCATTGCGCCCGCCGCCACACCAG TGTCGCGGGCATCCCGGTGCCGGCCGGCTCCATCCTGGTCCCCAACCTcctggctgcccaccaggaccccgACACCTGGGACCACCCCGAGGCCTTCCTGCCTG agCGGTTCCTGGCTCCGGGGGCTCCCTGGCGGGCGCTGGTGCCCTTCGGCTGCGGGGCCCGATCCTGCCTGGGGGAGGGGCTGGCGCGGGCCGAGCTCTTCGTCTTCCTGGGCCAGATCCTGCGGGAATTCCGCctggagccccccgccccggggctcctgccctgcctgcaggtgTCGGCGGGCACCGTCCTGCGCTGCCCGCCCTTCCGCGTCCGCAtggtgccctgccagccccctgcctga